The following are from one region of the Sardina pilchardus chromosome 4, fSarPil1.1, whole genome shotgun sequence genome:
- the LOC134078822 gene encoding gastrula zinc finger protein XlCGF26.1-like, protein MSGSEQLTAVKKESEEDFDDFLQEYLFTTQKLKEEPGLDHECKTEILMPSEEIKKEDISSDLRDDTDYFLRGDIQRNPAIKSEHRKEKLSCSQEPSYQKLPQELETRKELLTGHEITHSRENLHQCSQCGKAFRNKSTLKSHQRIHSGKKPHQCLLCGKAFTHANSLTKHQRIHSAEKTHQCLQCGKAFTQKGDLKRHQRIHSGEKPHQCLQCGKAFTQKGDLKNHQRIHTGEKPHQCLQCGKAFTQKGNLKNHQRIHTGEKPHQCLQCGKTFTQKSNFNRHQRIHSGEKPHQCLLCAKAFALKSFLKKHQMTHSEEKPHQCTTCGRRFKTAQNLSTHQITHTGEKLYPCPQCGKAFTKNSSLKRHLRIHSGDKQHQCSQCGKAFINKYTLKGHQRIHSGKKPHQCLLCGKAFTHANSLTKHQLIHSGEKPHQCLQCGKDFTHKHTLKRHQRIHTGEKPHQCLQCGKAFTQKGDLKDHQRIHTGEKPHQCLQCGKAFTQKSNLKMHQRIHSGEKPHQCSQCGQAFIQNSDLKKHQMIHSGEKPHQCLLCAKAFARKSFLKKHQMIHSGEKPHQCTTCGRRFRTAHNLSTHQITHQITHTGEKLYPCSQCGKAFTKQFSLKRHLRIHT, encoded by the exons atgtcaggATCTGAACAGCTCACAGCAGTGAAGAAGGAGAGTGAAGAAGAttttgatgatttcctacaaGAGTATCTGTTTACAACTCAGAAATTGAAAGAAGAACCTGGACTGGATCATGAATGTAAGACTGAAATACTCATGCCCTCGGAGGAAATTAAAAAGGAAGACATATCTTCAGATCTCCGTGATGACACAGATTATTTTCTAAGAG GAGACATTCAAAGGAATCCAGCAATCAAATCAGAACACAGGAAGGAAAAGCTCTCATGTAGCCAGGAGCCGTCATACCAGAAATTACCACAGGAGTTGGAAACCAGGAAGGAGCTGCTCACTGGCCATGAAATTACTCATTCTCGTGAAAACCTACAtcaatgttctcagtgtggaaaagcctttagAAATAAGTCCACTCTTAAGtcacatcagaggatccattctggaaaaaagccacatcagtgtttgctgtgtggaaaggcttttacacaTGCAAATAGTCTTACaaaacatcagaggatccactCTGCAGAAaaaacacatcagtgtttgcagtgtggaaaggcctttacacaaaagggGGATCTCAAgagacatcagaggatccattctggagaaaagccacatcagtgtttgcagtgtggaaaggcctttacacaaaagggGGATCTCAAGaatcatcagaggatccatactggagaaaagccacatcagtgtttgcagtgtggaaag gcctttacacaaaagggGAATCTCAAGAATCATCAGAGGattcatactggagaaaagccacatcagtgtttgcagtgtggaaagacttttacacAGAAGTCTAATTTCAACcgacatcagaggatccattctggagaaaagccacatcagtgtttactGTGTGCAAAGGCCTTTGCACTGAAGTCTTTTCTTAAGAAACATCAGATGACCCATTCTgaagaaaagccacatcagtgtacCACATGCGGAAGGAGATTCAAAACAGCTCAAAATCTCTCTACACATCAGAttacacatactggagaaaagctaTATCCATGTCCAcaatgtggaaaggcctttactaAAAACTCTTCTCTCAAGAGACACCTAAGGATCC ATTCTGGAGACAAACAACAtcaatgttctcagtgtggaaaagcctttattaataagtacactcttaagggacatcagaggatccattctggaaaaaagccacatcagtgtttactatgtggaaaggcttttacacaTGCAAATAGTCTTACAAAACATCAGctgatccattctggagaaaagccacatcagtgtttgcagtgtggaaaggactttacacacaagcatactctcaagagacatcagaggatccatactggagaaaagccacatcagtgtttgcagtgtggaaaggcgtTTACACAAAAGGGTGATCTCAAGGatcatcagaggatccatactggagaaaagccacatcagtgtttgcagtgtggaaaggcttttacacaGAAGTCTAATCTCAAGAtgcatcagaggatccattctggagaaaagccacatcagtgctcACAGTGTGGACAGGCCTTTATACAGAACAGtgatctcaagaaacatcagatgatccattctggagaaaagccacatcagtgtttgctgtgtgcaAAGGCCTTTGCACGGAAGTCTTTTCTTAagaaacatcagatgatccattctggagaaaagccacatcagtgtacCACATGTGGAAGGAGATTCAGAACAGCTCATAATCTCTCTACACATCAGATTACACATCAGAttacacatactggagaaaagctaTATCCATGTTCAcaatgtggaaaggcctttactaAACAATTTTCTCTCAAGAGACACCTAAGGATCCATACATGA